In Actinomadura citrea, a single window of DNA contains:
- a CDS encoding proline iminopeptidase-family hydrolase, which translates to MNLSEKPTGFVAMPQGSVAYWRTGTPGRTPVVCLHGGPGLPHSYLEPLARLGADREVIFYDQAGCGESGRGSPEPSWSIPYFVEELRAVVAALGLEEFHLFGNSWGGWLALEYTLGDPPAAPVSLLLNSSPPSVARWISGVCALRARLPRDVVRAMDEHERAGTVHSRDYREALAVFNRRHMCRVRPWPAPLKAALGGFGDEVYAALWGTSEFGPVTGALADWDVTPRLPGIRVPTLVTCGRHDEAAPEHMAALADGIAGARFRVFDESSHMAFLEEPDAFIAELSAFLADVEARRR; encoded by the coding sequence GTGAACCTGTCCGAGAAGCCGACCGGCTTCGTCGCCATGCCGCAAGGCTCCGTCGCGTACTGGCGCACCGGCACCCCCGGCCGGACCCCGGTCGTGTGCCTACACGGCGGGCCCGGCCTGCCGCACTCCTACCTGGAGCCGCTCGCCCGGCTGGGCGCCGACCGGGAGGTGATCTTCTACGACCAGGCGGGCTGCGGGGAGTCCGGCCGGGGGTCGCCGGAGCCGTCGTGGTCGATCCCGTACTTCGTCGAGGAGCTGCGGGCGGTCGTGGCGGCCCTGGGCCTGGAGGAGTTCCATCTCTTCGGCAACTCCTGGGGCGGGTGGCTCGCCCTGGAGTACACGCTCGGCGACCCGCCCGCGGCGCCGGTCTCGCTCCTCCTCAACAGCTCCCCGCCGAGCGTGGCGCGCTGGATCAGCGGGGTGTGCGCGCTGCGCGCCCGGCTTCCGCGGGACGTGGTCCGGGCGATGGACGAGCACGAGCGGGCCGGCACGGTTCACTCGCGCGATTACCGGGAGGCCCTCGCCGTCTTCAACCGCCGGCACATGTGCCGGGTGCGGCCGTGGCCCGCACCGCTCAAGGCCGCGCTCGGCGGATTCGGCGACGAGGTTTACGCGGCACTGTGGGGGACGAGCGAGTTCGGGCCGGTGACCGGCGCACTCGCGGACTGGGACGTCACGCCGCGCCTGCCGGGGATACGCGTGCCCACCCTGGTCACCTGCGGGCGGCATGACGAGGCCGCGCCGGAGCACATGGCGGCGCTGGCGGACGGCATCGCGGGCGCCCGGTTCCGGGTCTTCGACGAAAGCTCGCACATGGCGTTCCTCGAAGAGCCGGACGCCTTCATCGCCGAGCTTTCGGCGTTCCTGGCCGACGTCGAGGCGCGGCGCCGGTGA
- a CDS encoding helix-turn-helix domain-containing protein: protein MAARPPAHHQSGNKRPGHFGGPTAEGARADEGPDGDADAVKVLLGRNINSLRTQRGMAVRDLAEQAGVSAAFISQVEHGTASPSVPTLVRIAQALRAHIGDLFQATLSRSQIVRHDERAAYEYPDRGITEAQVSSDASGCLEVLWVKLEPGGGTGPELFAHGADTEFVFVLKGQVAITVGSEDHRLSAGDSLTFPGKDVHGSQNLSRGSSELLWVQTPASY, encoded by the coding sequence TTGGCTGCTCGCCCGCCGGCACATCACCAGAGCGGCAACAAACGCCCCGGCCACTTCGGCGGTCCGACCGCCGAGGGCGCCCGCGCCGACGAGGGGCCGGACGGTGACGCCGACGCCGTCAAGGTGCTGCTCGGCCGCAACATCAACAGCCTGCGAACCCAGCGCGGCATGGCGGTCCGCGACCTGGCCGAGCAGGCCGGAGTGTCGGCGGCGTTCATCTCGCAGGTCGAGCACGGCACGGCGTCGCCCTCGGTGCCGACGCTGGTCCGCATCGCGCAGGCGCTGCGGGCCCACATCGGCGACCTGTTCCAGGCGACGCTGTCGCGCAGCCAGATCGTCCGGCACGACGAACGCGCGGCGTACGAGTACCCGGACCGCGGCATCACCGAGGCCCAGGTCAGCTCGGACGCCAGTGGGTGCCTGGAGGTGCTGTGGGTGAAGCTCGAACCCGGCGGTGGAACCGGCCCGGAGCTGTTCGCCCACGGCGCGGACACCGAGTTCGTGTTCGTCCTCAAGGGCCAGGTCGCCATCACCGTCGGGTCGGAGGACCACCGCCTCTCCGCCGGGGACAGCCTCACCTTCCCTGGCAAGGACGTGCACGGAAGCCAGAACCTGTCCCGCGGTTCGTCGGAACTGCTCTGGGTGCAGACCCCCGCCTCGTACTAG
- a CDS encoding 3-keto-5-aminohexanoate cleavage protein, which yields MLRDKYEPCVLTAAVTGGDVLPSQSPHIPCGPEAIIEEAVGAAEAGATCVHLHAREPDGRPSGDPALFRDIVAGIRERSGVVINISTGGTPGMPEEQRLAGIRACRPEIGTLNLGTMNYEGFPNRARWPKVRHAWEQEVLDKSGEGVFTNTLGTIRRFAAEFRDLGVTPELEAYDLGHLSMVRFLLDEGTLEGPVRIQLVLGVLGGAGNALDDFFTLSQAAARILGPDAASLSVAATGFPGEFRHVATALSWGADCRVGLEDNIRVRRDRQAESNAELVRVATDLADLLARPIATPDALRSELGPWYKAT from the coding sequence CATCCCGTGCGGCCCAGAGGCCATCATCGAGGAGGCCGTCGGCGCCGCCGAGGCGGGGGCCACCTGCGTCCACCTCCACGCCCGCGAGCCCGACGGCCGGCCCTCCGGCGACCCCGCCCTGTTCCGCGACATCGTGGCCGGGATCCGCGAGCGGTCCGGTGTCGTCATCAACATCAGCACCGGCGGCACCCCGGGGATGCCCGAGGAGCAGCGCCTGGCCGGCATCCGCGCCTGCCGGCCGGAGATCGGCACGCTGAACCTCGGGACGATGAACTACGAGGGCTTCCCGAACAGGGCACGCTGGCCGAAGGTGCGGCATGCCTGGGAGCAGGAGGTCCTGGACAAGTCCGGCGAGGGCGTGTTCACCAACACGCTCGGCACCATCCGCCGCTTCGCGGCCGAGTTCCGCGACCTGGGCGTGACGCCGGAGCTGGAGGCGTACGACCTCGGGCACCTGTCCATGGTCCGCTTCCTGCTCGACGAGGGGACCCTTGAGGGGCCCGTGCGGATCCAGCTCGTGCTGGGCGTGCTCGGCGGCGCGGGCAACGCCCTCGACGACTTCTTCACGCTGTCCCAGGCGGCCGCCCGTATCCTCGGACCCGACGCTGCGAGCCTCAGCGTGGCCGCGACCGGTTTCCCGGGAGAGTTCCGGCATGTCGCGACCGCGCTGTCGTGGGGCGCCGACTGCCGGGTGGGTCTGGAGGACAACATTCGGGTCCGTCGGGACCGGCAGGCGGAGAGCAACGCGGAACTGGTCCGCGTCGCCACCGACCTCGCCGATCTGCTGGCCAGGCCGATCGCGACGCCCGACGCGCTGCGCAGCGAGCTGGGTCCCTGGTACAAGGCCACATAG